The Tamandua tetradactyla isolate mTamTet1 chromosome 6, mTamTet1.pri, whole genome shotgun sequence genome contains the following window.
taaGCTTGTTAGGAGTAACAAGAGCCTCCCTGACCCCAAGCTCTCCTTCTTAATCATGGAGAGCTTAGCTGAAATTGTTGCCTGGCTCTGTAACTTAAGACACTCCAGAAGGAGATGATGAAAAGAAACCAGGTTGGGACAAAACATTTTCTGATGACTTGACCTGAAGTGGGAAAGCCCTATACATACCATATAGAGACCTGGAGGACGAAAATGTGAGATGGCAGAGGGATCTTCACCTAAGCTTTGGATGATGacactaaaataataaaagtccTGCAGGATGCTACTACAACCCAAGCAAATGAGCGAGTTTGGTGGCTGCTGTGAACCTGATGCTCACCAGGCAAGTCCAGCTCAGGTGTCGCAGACACACCCATCGAGTGGGTTTTCATCAACAGTATACATTTTACTTACTTAAAACCCATATCCTCCACTAAAATGTAAGTCCCACGAGGCTTACTTTTTGTTTCCTAACCTTTCAATCCAAATACATTagggatatatttttcttttcaggaacAGGAAATGAAGCTCAGACAGTCCCAAGGTGATACTATGCTGCAGCGAAAATGAATACGGACAAGTTTGTTTGGCAGGGATGCCAGGAACTACATTGATCCCCCCCAAAAAGGGGAGGTTCCAAAGATAACATACAATTTAATACCTTCTTATAAAGTTCAAAACCAAGCACAGCTGAACGATACAATGTTCCACACACGTGTAAAAGGAGCAGTCAACCCCCAGTTCAGCAGGGGTGTCTCTGAGCAGAAGGCAGGaatggagaaaagggaagaagggagTGACCGGCCAAGGCTGAGATGACACGCGCAGGCATTCATGAGACCATCTACAAAACCTACCTAAGGCCATTTGTGGACCAGCGACGCAAACGTATCCTGCCCAGATCGTCAGCCATCcttggagggaagaaaggaggcaggaggaggaagagagggagggaaggaggcaagAAGGCTCAGAACTATCTCCTTGGTATCCTCTTTCAGGGGTCAGCCCACTTCCAGCCCAGCACCTGATTTTGTAAATTAAGCTTTATTGGAACCCAGCCACCCCCATTCATGGACAGGATGTCTATGGCTGGCGGAGTGGAATGGCTGcccctaaaatatttactatctggctctttacaggTGAAGTGGGTCAACCCCCGGCCTGGTCCCTAAGCGTGCAACTGGCAGACCCAAACCCACTCCATGTGGGGTCTCTGTGACTGCCATGGGTGCTGGGTCAGAGGTGAGCTGGGGTAAGGAACAACCAAACCCCCTGGGCCCCCCGCTATTCCCAACCCCAGCCAGAGGCACCCAGCAGGCTAGAGTTGCTAGGAActgctttcccttccttttcttttgtttttctttgcttctctccAACCTTTCTAATATTAAAGTAACAGGAATGGATAAAGTGATGTAATATTAAGGGTGCTGTTTTGCTGCTTTGGAAGTCTAGGAGAGGTTTTAGTTCAATCTCTGTCAACATCTCAGCCAGTGGCTGAGCAGCAAATGATGTATCTTTTGAAATTGTGCCTGTCTGACCTTGGGTACCCTTGAAAGTCCAGTGTTTTTGGCTACAACATCTGAAGTGCTTAATTTACCTGGCATTTCCATCTGTCTGTGCACAAGGAAACAGCCTCAAGCCTGGGGCTTACACTGCAGAGTCCCACTTACTAGGGCACTCCAGTTGGGTTCGACTCTAGGTACTAAGGAGCCTTCCAAAACAGCACTCGGTCCCCAAGGCAAGATTAGGGAGTGAGTACATTCCCGCACTGGAATATTAGACGGTAGATCACCGATTTTATAGCGGCTCATCAGACTCCGGGCAGACGATGGATGCACAGCTCTTATAGACTCGAGTGCCCGTTTCAGCGTGACCCCCAGTTATCAGTGATTCTGGCTTTCAACATATTTTCTGAAACTCTTGCAAAGCATTTCCTGGCTTCTTCGAGAAACTGCTTGTGCAACTTGTTTTGCTCTAAAATGTGCTGCTGAAGGTCACAGATCATCTGACTGTTCCTTTCGTCGTCAAGGATGCTCTGCCAGATGCTGGGCTCGTTGTCCTCCTCCCCGTCCTGGTCTCTGCAGAACGATGACTTCAGAAGATCCAAACACTCTCCCCTTGGTTCTCTCTCCTTATTTTCCAGTTAGTCTTGTAGGTTTCCAAGCTCAGCTTTGGATATCCACATTGTTCCAGCAATTCCAGCTGCTTTGGTCTTCTCTGCTCTGTTTTCACTCTCTGCCTTTGCTTCGATGCTAGCGCAGCCTCATATCTGTCAGCCTGCTCCTGGCGGGGGGTGGTGTCCCAGGGAGGCGTCCCCCGATGTCACCGGTTAGGGTGTCTCCAGTTCAGAGTCTGTGCTGCCTGAGAGTCGGTTTCCTGTGTTGATAAACATTCCTGTCTCAGGGGATGAGGCTTTACTTTCACTCCTAAAAGTGGCTTTGAatgctctgtttctctctttaagCACAGGCTTGGTCATCCTTATATACTTGTAGTACTCAGTCTTGTCTAGTAATTTTCTCAAGTTGGCTTTGGAAGGTGGAGCCTTCACCTTCCCTGGACTCCAGGGGTCCCAAGGAGGAGTCGCTGCTGCTGGGTCTcggcttttctctctctgggtCTCACTTCTATGTTCTTGCACCTCTGAGAAGCCCCATTCTGCACTGCAGTTCTGATCCATCCTGGACCTCGGGTCCACGTGCAAACTCAGGTGTCTCTTCAGCTTTCTGTTCATGTCGAACAGCTCTTCACAGGCACCCtcaaactctctctgccacctgTGCACACCCCTGTGCTTGGACAAAGGCCCTGGGGCCGCGGCCTCTCTCCTGCAGGTCAAACCAACTGACCACAGCTCTTACGGGGTTTTCATTTTGTCCTCCAGACTCTGGCCCAGAAAGTCGTTTCTTGGGTCTTGAATCAAGCATGCCGTCGTCCTTTTCCCCAGCAGCTGCTTCCCCTCCTGGACtgtcttcctccctctttcctccaGACGCCTGTTGTCCCGGGCAGGAGCCCAAAGTGGATTGAGCTTTTCTGCATCCAAACCTCTGCCGCCCCAAGGGTGAGGATGCCGGTGGCCACCACAGGTGGTGTGCACTGAAGGCACTCGCCTTCCTTTACCCTTCTCAGGGGGGCTGCAGGGAGAGTGAGCCAGACCGGCAGCTGTTGGAGCTGTCTGGTTCTCGGAACACAGTGCTTTCTTCTGGGACTTTGCGAGCCACGTCTATCGCTTGGGCAGCTCGTGTTTGTGACTCTTCTCTCCTCCAGGGGCTGCCTTGTGCTTCTCCTTTGTTGTCTTGCTGCTGCTTGCTGGACGGGCACCAGGGAGGTAGTTTCATTGTTCTTTGcaagccccccacccacccctaaCAGATGTGTCAAATACAGCCTCTTCAGGTCTCGGATCTGCTGACTTGAGGCCTCTTCCCACGCTGTCCTCAACTCCTCCACCAAGCACCAGAGCTGTTGGCTCTTCCATGGCTTGGCATCTTGTCTTCTGTGCTCAGGCAACGTCTCCTTTTGCTCTGACTTGTAGCAACCTTTGCTTCTGCCCCAACAGCAAGGCTTCATCATTGGGAGAGGGGCTCAGATGACTGGTTTTCTCCAaagttcttttcatttctgatatctCTGCAGACATGGCTTTGGAGGGAAGGTTATTTGGGCCAAGAGCGGAGGTTCAATAGGCCCTGAGAGCCACTGGTGTCAGAAATGGTCCTCGCCAAACTACACATACAGGAGGACACACACCGCTTTCTGGAGCCTTCTGAGGAGAATATGCAAGTCCCTGGAGACAAGTGTACATGGGATTCTCAACGAAGGGACGATTCTAAAACATATCCCTCCAGATCTTGGCCCCATCCCCAACACCCCATAAACAGAGGCCTCTTCCCCAACCAACTTCTTGCACACCTTTAACAAGATCCTACGGGGCAACTGTTTTCAATGGGGCATGATTTTACTCCCCAGGGCACtggacaatgtctggagacatttttggtcgTTACAGCtggagtggggagtggggggttgCTATTGGCATCTAGTGAACAGAGGCCAGGGGTGCTATAAACACCCTACCATGCACAGGCAGCCCCACTGAGGCTCCAGACCCAAAGGTCAACAGTGCCAAGGCCAAGAACCCTCGTCCTAGGAGACACATGTAACCAGCCACGTGTGGGCGCAGGGATGCAAACACAGCACCCAGAAACCTATCTTGGGAAGAGCCTGGTGGAAATAAGTAGGGACATGGATCCCCGTGCAGGGAAGAGGAAAGTAAATGTGAGGGGGAAGCCAGGGAGGGGCCAACCAGGtggggcaggtgcaggtgtgttTGGAGACTTTAATCCAATGCAAACAGATCAGCAAGGAGGCTAAGCTgggctctctcttttttcatgaTTCCCAACACCTTTCTCGTGGAATTGTCAGAGGACAGCCCTTTCCAGGTCTCCTGGACCTGAGGAAGGGACACGTGTTTTGCCTTCCTGGGGAGGGAAGTGGGTTTACTCAAAAAGGGTTTGGAATCACTACTGTCACTTACAGCTTTAAGGGCTCAAAATAAGCTGTTTTCTGGATAGCTGGGGTCAACCTGTACTGCATTTCAACTGCCCCTtcccttctttcattttattttttatttattttttttgcatgggtaggtaccaagaatcaaacccgggtctctgacatggcaggcaggaactctgccactgagccaccatggcccgcccccctTCTTTCATTTTAGTCTCTTGGAAACCAGGCTATGGAATTCAAGCCAACGGCAGTCGTGGCAGTCAGGAGATAATGCCGCGCCTACATcacagcagacatcactgtgggCTCAGCACCGAGCACCTCACGTGTGTTTGTTCATCTTTACGGTAACCTCCCAGTTAAGGTGCTATTATGAGCCTTGCttcacaggtggggaaactgaggcatgcgGAGATTAAGAAACCTCATCCAGACACGGCTGGCAAGCGGCAGTCAGGGCATGTGCCGCCCACGTACCCAGAGCCCCTGCCAACCTCTGCCGGCGGCACTGCACCAGCTTTGCCTTAGTCTTGGGGTGGGATTGTGCAGCCACACAGTCACAATAATGGTTTAACAGGATGTTCCGGCAGGAGGCCAACCCCACCATGagcaagaggagagagagagaaaggtgggGCACAAAAAGCACTGATTAGAGTCGCTCAACAAGGTGCTGCAGCAATTcagtggggaaaagaagagtCTTCTCAACACATGCTGCCAGGATAGCTGGCTATCCACACGCAGAGAAGATGAATTTAGATCCTGACCTCATGACATACGGAAAAAGGAACTGAAAATGGATCGCCGGCCATAATAAGGGCTAAAGCCATGAACGCTTAAAGGATACAGAAGTGGACAGCTTTGTGGCCTTGGGGCAGGCCAAGATTTCTCACAGTTAGCACTAAAAGCAcgagcaataaaaagaaaatgataaaccGGAATTCATCAGCATTGAAAATGCTTGTGCTTCAAGACACCATTTAGAAAGTCAAAAGAAAAGCCCCAGACAGGAAGAAAATATCTGCTGATCACACACCCAACAAAGGACCTGAATCCAGAACACAGAAACAGCTCTTACAGCTCCATGATAAGAcagttcaatttaaaaaatgggcaaaagatttaaacagacattccaccaaagaagatacacgtATGGTAATAAAGCACAAAACAAGATACTCAACTTCAACAgttgtcagggaaatgcaaattaacccCCTCACCTCCGCCAGAATAGTAACAAAAACAGACAgacagcaggggtgggggtgggggtggggagaccgGAGCCCTCCCTtccttgctggtgggaatgttcaAATGCTGCAACCACTGTGGGGAACCGTGTAGCAGTTTCTCAACAAGCCAAATACAGAATGACCGGGTGATCACACAACGCCACAttccccagagaaatgaaaacaggcaTCCATACAGAGCCTCGAGCACAAATGCTGACAGCTGTCTTATTTCTAagagccaaaaggtagaaacaacccaaatgcccatcaaatgataaatgaacaaacCAAATGTAGTCTCCcacgcaatggaatattattcagctataaagaGACAGGAAGCACTGACTGATAACATACTACAACGTGACCCTCAAAGACGTGGTATAAGGGAAAGATGCCGGACACAAAGGTCCACGTACTGAATGATCCTATTACATGAAATGCCCAGAACAGGCAGATCTAAAGGGACAGAGAGCGGACGGGTGGATGCCAGGGGCCGCGGGGCGGGGGCAATGGAGAGCGACTGCTGATGGGGACACGGTTTCTTTTGGGAGGTGACGAAATATTCTCAATTCGATCACAGCGGTGGTCACCCAACCCTGAAAATTTACCCAAAATCATTGAATGACCcttaaaaggaggaaatgttatGGTACGTAAACTAttcctcaataaagctgttataaaaaagCAATTATTAAGAAGCTTGTGGATCCATTAGGGAAATCCATGGCAACCCTGTTTCAGCTCAATGCTGAAAACACACCACTCCGACCTGGATGTCTTCCTTGCACCACCCCTGGGTGCAAGAGGGTGGGACCCCCTTTTACCCGGAGAACCCCTGGGAAGTCCACTGCTCTGTCTCCCAGAGCGGCCCGCCACCCACTCGCCCCACCCCAGTGCATCTTCCCACTTCATTGCTACTCTCTTCCCTCCAGAGGGCAGAGGGCTCCTTGCCCAAATGGTGGAGGCCTCTGTAGCTCATCCAGGAAATACCCAGCCTAGGACCCCCGGCtttcccttctctcagctctccttcccttcccctaaGCCTCCACACAAACTCCAGGTGTGGGTGCCACAGTGCACGGCTGAGCCCGAGAAGGCCACGCACGGCTCACCTGGGAAGGCTGCACACTctcccctggcccctccccctccccccctcccatCTCCCAATCCCTACAGCTTCCTGTGCCCCGAGAACCGGGGTCTGTGCCCAGGAGGAACCAGCCCTGGCTCTGGCTGGCTCAGGACAGACCCCAGCACAAGGGACATCTTTGGCCCGGCCGAGTAGGAGCTCGCAGCCAGCATTTGTCCCTCCTGATGACCGCAGGGCTGGACAGGTGCCCATCCTACTCTTGAACGAGCACCTCCACCTCTTGCCTCAGGGTGGGAAATGGCAGCCCCTGGCACCTAGGACACTACTCCAGGGGGCAAGGCACCCCAGGTCCCCGAATCTGCTCCCCAAGGCAGCTCATTCTGGAGCTCCCACGCTCTGGAACTCTCACTCCCAGACCAAGGCTGGGACGCCATCCACACTCGGTACTTCCTGTGAGCCACGTGCCCTGGGGGTCAAGAGGTGGGGTCAGGCTGGCACTTTCAGGGAGCTGGTCACAGTAACCACAACAGCCACTGGGGGTCTGCGTCAGCTCTGTGCACGGCATGTGTACACCTGGCACCTGGGGCTGCGTCCCGGCTAAGCCTCTTGCCTGGGGCCTTCTACCTGCTTTGCAGGGTGAGGAAAGCATGCTCAGAGAGGCTGGCTAACCCCTAGCTCGTGGGGAGCAGGTAGGCTTGAATCTGGGTCTCAGACCCAAAGACTGAGCTTTGCCCACCTCTGGAAAGGGCCAAGGGGGTGTCCAATCCGGCAGGGAGAGGTCTGGGGAGCTGCAGATGCCCCTTCCCCCATCTCGGAAGACAGGTGGAGAGGAGGGGAACGACCACATCCCGAGATCCAAAGTCTACTTTGTACAAGGAGCCACTGGTTCTCGCCCTGcatgacgggggggggggggggggggggggggttgagtAAAGTGCCGGCGGGCCTCTCtgctcctctctccttcccacccGGGAGGTGTCCCTGCCCATTCACTGACCCTCTTCGGCCACACGCCACACCCAGAGGGGGCCTGGCCCCCAAGTGCTGCTGAGCTGCAGGCCTGGGAGCGGGTGAAATGCTCGCGACATTCTCATAGATCTCTCTGGGATAAAGTCCAAAAAATTCTAGCCCATCCCATACATGATCCAAGACGGATAGCCCTAAACACAGTCCCACGTGCCCTGCCCTCCGGCCCACCCCCCAGCATCTCCAGCTCCCATTTCTGAGCCCTGAGTCCAGAGAACAGGGTCTGGAGGCCCCGGCGGGGAAGGAAGCCGTGGCCCTGGCTGAGCCTGGGCTGACCAGGAGGCAGGCTATCCACGGACGTCTGCCGGGACACACTCAGCTGCGAGCAGGGCTGGGGCCGGGCAGGACATGGGGAAGGTCCCGGGCAGGGGGCCGCTTCCTGCTCCAGGCCCAGCCCCGCTGGGACCCCCCAAGCGGTCCACCTGTGGTGTCCACCCACAGGGCCCAGGATGCCTCCAGCCCTGCGGAACAGACCCTGGCATGCCGGGCAGGGCACTCACCAGGAAGAGCCCCAGGATTTTTTGGTTAGTTCGTCCCAGCGCATGCTCCAGAAACAACAGCCCTCTGTGTTTGCTGGGCAGAACATTCCAGAACAGGTGGGGTCCCGGTGCACCTCGCTCGCGCACCCCTCCTGGGGCTCCCGCTCAGGCCCTCCTTCCCCCGACCCCCTCCGGCCCCGCCGCCAGCGTCGCTCCTCTTGCCGAGCACTGGGCAATGGTCCCCTCCCCACAGAGGCCACCTCTCAGCAGGAGACGGGAGGGCGTGGTGGGCACCTGTCCAAGCAAGCAGACCCCCCCCACACCGGCCATCAGAGGGACCCTCGTCATGGAGAAATAGCAGGGGCGGTGGGCAGCGGCTCCTGCCTTTGGGAGTCTTCCCAAGGGAGACTGCACGGCCCTCCACGCTTCCGAGGACCCAGGCAGGCGGGGCCCACTGCACCCTCCAGTCAGGTCCCCATAATCGGGGGCAAGTGAGGCCACCAAGGTGAGGGCCCCCCACTCGGTCAGGCCTGGCTTCCCAGCACAGGACACCGGCACACCAGCGACCTTGACCTCCGCCCCTCACTGCAGAGCAGGCCCAAGGCCGCCGCGGGGTGGAGCCTGCAGTTGGGGTGGCCGTCACGGTCCCCTTGTGGCCGACAACTGACAACCACGGTACACCCGCAGTGGCCATGACAAGAGACACTGGGCCTGTGGCTCTTGCAGCTGGTCTGGCCTTCCTACAAGCACCAGGGCCACCGCTGGCCCCCTGGGCGCTGTGGAGGCCACGGCCCGAGACCCACCCACTCCACCTCGACAGCATGACCCGGAACCCGGTACAGAGGGATCCCAGACAATCAACGCCCAGCACCCCACTTCCCGGGGGAGAGGGATCCCAGACAATCAACCCCCAGCACCCCACTTCCCGGGGGAGCACGGCGCTCAGGGTGGGGTGGATGGTGGGGGGCCCGGGGCCCTGAGAGAACCCCAGACTGTCTCTCCCTTCATCACCAACGGCCCCCACGACGTCGGCTCTTACCTTTCTCGGGTCTCCAACAGCTTTGCTCGCTCTGCACCCTGGGCTGAAATTTCCCCCAGGGGCCCCCGAGGCCAGAGCTTCTGGACATTCAGCCCAGGAGGGGGTCCCCGTGGAGAGAGCCGGCGCCATGGAGCGCACCATGCGGCCTCGGCCTCCGTGACCGTGCGGCCGCCTCAAGAGCAGAGCGAACCCGCCGCGTGGCTCTGCACGGCACTGGGAGGGGGGTCTCTCCAGGTCCCCATTTCCCGATGGGGAAACAGGCTCACCGAGGTGGAGCAGCGTGCCTGAGTCCTCCCATGGCACCCCAAGGATTCAGCTCCTGGCAGACCGCCCCAGACCCCGTGGCGGACAGAGGCCAGAGCTGGCTCTCCTAGCAAATCCGTCCTCTGGATTAATCTGCCCTGCTTAAAGGCCTCCTTCCTGTGGATCCCGCCATCTAGAGGACCATTGCCAGCCCTGAATGTCGGGCTCCATACTACTGTTGGCCAGGCTGACCCCTATTCCCAGCTTCTGCGGGGAGGACCAGGCATCTGCCCAGCTAATCAGCTCCCCAGAGAACACCTCCTACACCAAAGACGGGCAGTGCCTGGCCTACAGGCTCGAGGACATTCCAGCATCGTCTGACCCAGCTCCCCTTTTCCAACCAGGCTGGGGGCATCTGTGTGCCCGGCAGGGGCAGGCAGTCCCATGGGCACCCATGCTCAGGTCCAGCCGGGAGCTGTGCACGTGAGGTTCTTCTTCCTGAAACAGTGTCCCCTCCCCCGATCCCACCCACACTTCTCCAGCCCAGTTCCAGTCCCCCTGTCTAAGGACCGTCCCCGACCAATGCAACAAGGAGTGCATGCTTTCCGTTTCCCAGAGCCCACAGGCTTAACACTGCACGAGGCAGATCAGCATTCTGCTGAAACATAAAAATTGAGTCAGGCTTCTGTCACCCGGCAATGGCCAGTGAGACAGCACATCTGTATCGTTGACTCTCACTCTCCCATAGATCAAGGTAAGCATTTCTCTGTCTCCCGAGAGGACATGGGACACGTGTCATTGGATCTGCTTTTCTGAAGACTCCGGACTATCTTTAGGTCTATAATATAAGGATTCCTTCAAGGGTAAAAATCTCCAGGACAGAGTTCCTTTAAACCCCTGACCCCTAATGTAACATGGGCTTTCAGAATCCACTTTCCGTAGTTTCCCGTGTCCCCCCCTAGTTGCAGCTCACCTTCTGTGCGTCTGGCAGCAGTGTGTCCCCCTTTTCTCACCCACAGCTTCTAAACTGCCGCAGACAGGCCCCACTCGGATAAGGTTACTTGTCTGAAGTAAGAATAAATAGGTCTTAGAGGATGGACAGCTCTTCCCTGAGTCAAGGGAAGACCCAAGGTCACCGATTCCAAGATGGGGACATCCTGCCTACTCACAGGGGACAGGAAAATGGGCTGTGGTGGGAAGGAGGTACGAGTCCAGCTCCTGAAGACTTTCAACAGGCTTGGACAGCCGGCCAACTCCGACCAGACGAAACTCAACGGGGTGCAGCTACAACCCACGCGTACGTGCAGCCCTACCACGCGAGCGCACAGTGGGAGAGCGGCACTCGGCAGGGCGATGCAGGGAACGGGAAGGGGGGAGCTGGTCCCGAGCTCCTGGAGCGCGGGCAGAGCCATGTGGTTCCCATATGAGCCAACCTATCTCCAACGGCGCCCACATAAATGCCCACAACAAGTGGGGTCACAGTCCGGCCCAGCCTTGCGCTGGCTGGACGCCACCCAGATCTTCTGGGTCCCCGGCGTGAAGGAGGCACCCCCCCAACCGGAGAGCATGTGGATGAGGCTGTTGGAGGTGTCGGGGAGGCTTGGCCACGCCCCCACCCACGGGACACTGCACGGAGCAGACGAGGGGGCCCGCGGAAGCACTTGGCTCGTGCTGGCTCTCGGGAGGTCTCAGTTAAGGCTCCCAACACGGCGGACACAGACACCGATAGTCACTACCACGTGCCAGGTTCCAGCGTGTGCTGGAATAATTTTACTAAGATACTAGGTGTCTAGACTCTAGCAATGGCCAGTGAGATGATGTAATGGGAAAAACAGATTATTTTCAAAGTCGCAATAGAATTATTAAAATGCACTGGCATAAACCTACCAAGAAATGTACAAGGTCTCCACGAGGACTGCAACCTTACAGAAGAATGAGGAGAAAATCTGAATAAGGAGGGGAGAAGACATTGCAACTCAGAGTtcaaaaggagaatgaaaaaCACAGCTCATAAGGAGAAGAGACACGAGGACCCAAGAATACTTGGTGGGGGCAAGTGGGGGGCCTTGCAGGGGCTGACAAAAGCTAGAACAGCAGAGTGGTGGTTAGAAGTACTAACCGTGTGAACTGcaatttctgtgcctcagtttcctcatctgtaagatggggataataatagtatccaTCTAACTTGCTGATGGAGGCCCAGAGGCCAGATGAGCTCTGCACAGGAGGGACTGGACTTACTGTGTGTGTCCACATGACTGAATTAGACCATCAAGAATGCATTTCAGGGAGGCAGACACTGGCTAGGTGGGAGGAAGTGCTCTACAGGGCTGCCTTAAAATCATTGAGTTGACTTGGTAGGAAGTGAGACACCCATCACGGGAAGCATTCAAGCAAACGCCAGATTAATCAAATATCAGATGCACTCCTCACTCACTGCTCTGAGTTTTAGCCTCTAAAGATGGACTCCGTGACACACAGTTTGCTGCCCAGAGCCTTGGCTGGCTTTTGCCCACTTCCCAGCTCACAGTCAAGTTCAGAGTGGTGGTTCCCAAATATGCTGGGCCAGAATCGCCTGCGGAGCCGTGGTTAAATAAATGGGTCCCCACCAGGCTCCACGACAGGTTTTTTCCTCCTGAATCCGGGGTGGGCTGGTGAGTCCGCATGTTTAACTATCTCCCCGGGGCACAGCAGGATTGGGACCCGACTTCTAAAAGGTGGCGACGGCTAGACAGCCAGCCAGCCTCTGGGTGAAGGAGCTGAGGCTCAACGTGTCTATTCCATGTGGACAATGATCTCCTAGACCAGCTCCACAAAAGACAGATGCTGAGGCCCGGCCCATGGGAGGTCAGGCTTAGAATCTGCACAATTTAGGGATGAGGCCACAGGCCAGCCAGGTAGCCTGAACCGGTGGACCCAACAGGCAGCCTCCCAAATGTTCCCTGAAAATGTGACTCCTCCACCCAGCCCAGGGGCCCCGATACCCACAGCTGTTCTTGCCCCACAACAACCTCTTTTCCCTCCTCAGCTCCCCCAAGCAACCACACTCATCCTCAGCCCAGTCCCAGTGGCTTCCACTGCCCTTTCTTTGAGATTGAACCATCCACGGAGAGCCCCATCGTGCAGGGGCTTTGAAATCAGGCTTCTGGGGATGGGAGCCAGAGACCCCGATCAGCCCATTTCCCAAAGGCACCACCAGCCCCAGGCCCTTCTGAGAGCCTCATCAAACAGCTGGGTAGAAAGGAACCCCCGCTCACCCACCCCCCAATGGGTAGCTCTGCAGCGGTTGGCATGGGGTCTCGGGGCCCACTGACCAGAGCTGGCTGGAACAGCAGCTCCCTGCCTCCAGCAGCAGCCCAGTGTCTGCTGCGCCAGGTCACCTGGCAGGCTGTTGCCATGGAAACAGCTACGCGCATGTGCTATGAC
Protein-coding sequences here:
- the CEP295NL gene encoding LOW QUALITY PROTEIN: protein DDC8 homolog (The sequence of the model RefSeq protein was modified relative to this genomic sequence to represent the inferred CDS: inserted 1 base in 1 codon; deleted 2 bases in 2 codons) yields the protein MSAEISEMKRTLEKTSHLSPSPNDEALLLGQKQRLLQVRAKGDVAEHRRQDAKPWKSQQLWCLVEELRTAWEEASSQQIRDLKRLYLTHLLGVGGGLAKNNETTSLVPVQQAAARQQRRSTRQPLEERRVTNTSCPSDRRGSQSPRRKHCVPRTRQLQQLPVWLTLPAAPLRRVKEGECLQCTPPVVATGILTLGAAEVWMQKSSIHFGLLPGTTGVWRKEGGRQSRRGSSCWGKGRRHLWSVGLTCRREAAAPGPLSKHRGVHRWQREFEGACEELFDMNRKLKRHLSLHVDPRSRMDQNCSAEWGFSEVQEHRSETQREKSRDPAAATPPWDPWSPGKVKAPPSKANLRKLLDKTEYYKYIRMTKPVLKERNRAFKATFRSESKASSPETGMFINTGNRLSGSTDSGTPPWDTTPRQEQADRYEAALASKQRQRVKTEQRRPKQLELLEQCGYPKLSLETYKTXLENKEREPRGECLDLLKSSFCRDQDGEEDNEPSIWQSILDDERNSQMICDLQQHILEQNKLHKQFLEEARKCLQEFQKIC